One segment of Streptomyces sp. TG1A-8 DNA contains the following:
- the treY gene encoding malto-oligosyltrehalose synthase translates to MTSAPPGPPVPTATYRLQLQPAFPFAAAAAAVPYLASLGVSHLHLSPVLEAVPGSTHGYDVVDPTRVREELGGEEGLRALSGTAREHGLGLVVDIVPNHMAMAPGHNRALWEVLREGPASPYARWFDIDWDAQDGRVLLPVLGGPLGGELDRLVVDGGVLRYHDHVFPLRAGTEHLPLPRLLAAQWYRPVWWRLARTELNYRRFFSISELIGVRVEDPEVFAATHAKILQLLAEGVVDGLRIDHPDGLADPGGYLARLHGASGGRWTVVEKILADGERLPASWPVAGTTGYDALRHVDGLFTDRAGAADLLERYRTFAAPQADRGGDWDATVRRAAYKVLTHELATETDRLTRVAARLCAASPDLTLRDRAPWALRTALEELLVRLRVYRPYDDEDASAVITPEAAEEARLAFVVPEEAEAVDIVRRLLVEPPGDPAAPDHADRVEFRTRFAQTSSALRAKSVEDTAFYRYVPLLSATEVGGDPGRPGVSVEDFHAYCARLQRDWPLTGTVVSTHDTKRSADVRAALAVLTQCPGRWAQVLAEVTRAEGGAPDGQLAWAAWQTVFGLGPAAQERVQEALLKHVREAGMYTSWTEQEPPYEEAVAAFVAAGPCGPPGERVAAFRESLEPHVRANVLGTALVHLTMPGVPDVYQGTEGEYRALVDPDNRRPAAFPTEVPGEKDALTAAALRLRARRPGAFGAAAAYEPLTADGPAAGHCVAFARSGEVVTAVTRLSLGLAEAGGWHGTRLELPPGRWTDVLTPGREFTGHVHLADLFEPLPVALLERADGS, encoded by the coding sequence ATGACTTCTGCGCCCCCCGGCCCCCCGGTGCCCACGGCCACCTACCGGTTGCAGCTCCAGCCCGCGTTCCCGTTCGCCGCCGCCGCGGCGGCCGTACCGTACCTGGCGTCGCTCGGCGTCTCGCACCTGCACCTGTCCCCCGTGCTGGAGGCCGTCCCGGGTTCCACGCACGGCTACGACGTGGTGGACCCCACCCGCGTGCGCGAGGAGCTCGGCGGCGAGGAGGGGCTGCGCGCGCTGTCCGGCACCGCGCGGGAGCACGGGCTGGGCCTGGTGGTGGACATCGTGCCGAACCACATGGCCATGGCGCCCGGCCACAACCGGGCCCTGTGGGAGGTGCTGCGCGAGGGCCCCGCATCGCCCTACGCGCGCTGGTTCGACATCGACTGGGACGCCCAGGACGGCCGGGTGCTGCTGCCCGTGCTCGGCGGACCGCTCGGGGGCGAGCTGGACCGGCTGGTGGTCGACGGCGGCGTCCTGCGCTACCACGACCACGTCTTCCCGCTCCGCGCGGGCACCGAGCACCTGCCGCTGCCCCGGCTGCTGGCCGCGCAGTGGTACCGCCCGGTGTGGTGGCGGCTGGCCCGCACCGAGCTGAACTACCGCCGCTTCTTCAGCATCTCCGAGCTGATCGGGGTGCGGGTGGAGGACCCGGAGGTGTTCGCGGCCACCCACGCCAAGATCCTCCAGCTGCTGGCGGAGGGCGTGGTCGACGGGCTGCGGATCGACCACCCCGACGGGCTCGCCGACCCCGGCGGCTACCTGGCGCGGCTGCACGGGGCGAGCGGCGGGCGCTGGACGGTGGTGGAGAAGATCCTCGCCGACGGCGAGCGCCTGCCGGCCTCCTGGCCCGTCGCGGGCACCACCGGCTACGACGCCCTGCGCCACGTCGACGGCCTGTTCACGGACCGCGCCGGGGCCGCAGACCTGCTGGAGCGCTACCGTACCTTCGCGGCCCCGCAGGCGGACCGCGGCGGCGACTGGGACGCCACGGTCCGGCGGGCCGCCTACAAGGTCCTCACGCACGAACTGGCCACCGAGACCGACCGGCTGACCCGGGTGGCCGCCCGGCTGTGCGCGGCCTCGCCGGACCTCACCCTGCGCGACCGGGCGCCCTGGGCCCTGCGGACCGCCCTGGAGGAGCTGCTGGTGCGGCTGCGGGTCTACCGGCCGTACGACGACGAGGACGCCTCCGCCGTCATCACCCCGGAGGCCGCCGAGGAGGCCCGGCTGGCGTTCGTGGTGCCCGAGGAGGCCGAGGCCGTCGACATCGTGCGCCGGCTCCTGGTCGAGCCGCCCGGGGACCCGGCGGCCCCGGACCACGCCGACCGGGTGGAGTTCCGCACCCGGTTCGCGCAGACCTCCTCGGCCCTGCGCGCCAAGTCGGTGGAGGACACGGCGTTCTACCGCTACGTGCCGCTGCTGTCGGCGACCGAGGTGGGCGGCGATCCGGGCCGGCCGGGCGTGTCCGTGGAGGACTTCCACGCGTACTGCGCCCGCCTGCAGCGGGACTGGCCGCTCACCGGCACCGTCGTCTCCACGCACGACACCAAGCGCAGCGCCGACGTGCGCGCCGCGCTGGCCGTGCTCACGCAGTGCCCGGGGCGCTGGGCGCAGGTGCTGGCCGAGGTGACCCGGGCCGAGGGGGGCGCGCCGGACGGACAGCTGGCCTGGGCGGCCTGGCAGACGGTGTTCGGGCTGGGTCCGGCGGCGCAGGAGCGGGTCCAGGAGGCGCTGCTGAAGCACGTCCGCGAGGCCGGCATGTACACGAGCTGGACGGAGCAGGAGCCGCCGTACGAGGAGGCGGTGGCGGCCTTCGTCGCGGCGGGGCCGTGCGGGCCGCCCGGCGAGCGCGTGGCCGCCTTCCGCGAGTCGCTGGAGCCGCACGTGCGGGCCAACGTCCTCGGCACCGCGCTGGTGCACCTGACGATGCCGGGGGTGCCGGACGTCTACCAGGGCACGGAGGGCGAGTACCGGGCGCTGGTGGACCCGGACAACCGGCGCCCGGCGGCGTTCCCCACCGAGGTGCCCGGCGAGAAGGACGCGCTGACGGCGGCGGCGCTGCGGCTCCGTGCCCGGCGGCCCGGCGCCTTCGGCGCGGCGGCGGCGTACGAGCCGCTCACCGCGGACGGTCCGGCTGCCGGGCACTGCGTGGCGTTCGCGCGCTCCGGCGAGGTGGTCACGGCGGTGACCCGGCTGTCGCTGGGGCTGGCCGAGGCGGGCGGCTGGCACGGGACGCGGCTGGAGCTGCCGCCCGGGCGGTGGACGGACGTGCTGACGCCCGGCCGGGAGTTCACCGGGCACGTGCACCTCGCGGACCTCTTCGAACCGCTGCCGGTGGCGCTGCTGGAGCGTGCCGACGGGAGCTGA